Proteins co-encoded in one Streptococcus pyogenes genomic window:
- the mnmE gene encoding tRNA uridine-5-carboxymethylaminomethyl(34) synthesis GTPase MnmE: MSITKEFDTITAISTPLGEGAIGIVRLSGTDALAIAQSVFKGKNLEQVASHTINYGHIINPKTGTIIDEVMVSVMLAPKTFTRENVVEINTHGGIAVTNEILQLLIRQGARMAEPGEFTKRAFLNGRVDLTQAEAVMDIIRAKTDKAMTIAVKQLDGSLSQLINDTRQEILNTLAQVEVNIDYPEYDDVEEMTTALLREKTQEFQSLLESLLRTAKRGKILREGLSTAIIGRPNVGKSSLLNNLLREDKAIVTDIAGTTRDVIEEYVNIKGVPLKLVDTAGIRETDDLVEQIGVERSKKALQEADLVLLVLNASEKLTDQDRALLNLSQDSNRIILLNKTDLEQKIELEQLPDDYIPISVLTNQNINLIEDRINQLFFDNAGLVEQDATYLSNARHISLIEKAVQSLEAVNDGLALGMPVDLLQVDLTRTWEILGEITGDAAPDELITQLFSQFCLGK, from the coding sequence ATGAGTATAACTAAAGAATTTGATACAATTACCGCCATTTCAACCCCTCTTGGTGAAGGAGCTATTGGCATTGTTCGTTTATCAGGGACAGATGCGCTTGCCATTGCACAATCTGTTTTTAAGGGAAAGAACTTAGAGCAAGTCGCCTCACACACCATTAACTATGGCCATATCATTAATCCTAAGACAGGAACTATTATCGATGAAGTTATGGTGTCAGTCATGCTAGCCCCCAAAACCTTTACCCGTGAAAATGTGGTTGAAATCAATACGCACGGTGGTATTGCTGTGACAAATGAAATCTTGCAACTATTGATTCGCCAAGGCGCTAGAATGGCAGAGCCTGGCGAATTCACCAAACGTGCCTTCTTAAATGGGCGAGTTGATTTGACTCAAGCTGAGGCTGTCATGGACATTATTCGTGCCAAAACAGACAAGGCTATGACGATTGCAGTCAAGCAACTGGATGGCTCCCTTTCCCAGCTTATCAATGACACCCGTCAGGAAATTCTCAACACCTTAGCTCAAGTCGAAGTCAATATTGACTACCCTGAATACGACGATGTGGAAGAAATGACCACTGCTCTGCTACGTGAGAAAACACAAGAATTCCAAAGCCTTTTGGAAAGTCTCCTTCGAACAGCTAAACGCGGTAAAATTCTGCGTGAGGGCTTATCAACAGCTATTATTGGTCGTCCAAACGTCGGTAAGTCAAGCTTACTTAATAATTTGTTGCGAGAAGACAAGGCTATTGTGACTGATATTGCAGGAACCACCCGAGATGTCATTGAAGAATACGTTAATATCAAGGGAGTTCCTCTAAAACTTGTCGATACGGCCGGTATTCGTGAGACAGATGATCTGGTCGAACAAATCGGAGTTGAACGGTCTAAAAAAGCTCTTCAAGAAGCTGACCTTGTTCTTCTTGTGCTGAATGCTTCTGAAAAACTGACTGACCAAGACCGGGCTTTGTTAAATCTCAGTCAGGACAGTAACCGTATTATATTGTTGAATAAAACGGATTTGGAACAGAAGATTGAATTAGAGCAATTACCAGATGACTACATTCCCATTTCCGTTTTAACCAACCAGAACATTAATCTAATCGAAGATCGTATCAACCAGCTTTTCTTTGACAACGCTGGTTTGGTAGAGCAAGATGCCACTTACCTGTCAAATGCCCGCCACATTTCTTTGATTGAAAAGGCAGTCCAGAGTTTAGAAGCTGTCAATGACGGTTTGGCGCTTGGCATGCCAGTTGATTTACTACAGGTTGATTTAACCAGAACTTGGGAAATTCTCGGAGAAATCACAGGGGATGCTGCTCCTGATGAACTCATTACCCAACTCTTTAGTCAATTCTGTCTTGGTAAATAA
- the rplJ gene encoding 50S ribosomal protein L10: MSEAIIAKKAEQVELIAEKMKAAASIVIVDSRGLTVDQDTVLRRSLRESGVEFKVIKNSILTRAAEKAGLDELKDVFVGPSAVAFSNEDVIAPAKVINDFTKTADALEIKGGAIEGAVSSKEEIQALATLPNREGMLSMLLSVLQAPVRNVAYAVKAVAENKEGAA; encoded by the coding sequence ATGAGTGAAGCAATTATTGCTAAAAAAGCTGAACAAGTCGAACTTATTGCTGAGAAAATGAAAGCAGCAGCAAGTATCGTTATTGTTGATTCACGTGGTCTTACAGTTGATCAAGATACTGTTCTTCGTCGTTCACTTCGTGAAAGTGGCGTTGAGTTCAAAGTTATCAAAAACTCAATTTTGACTCGTGCAGCTGAAAAAGCAGGTCTTGATGAGTTGAAAGATGTATTCGTAGGACCATCTGCAGTAGCATTTTCTAACGAAGATGTTATCGCACCAGCTAAAGTTATCAACGACTTTACTAAAACTGCTGACGCACTTGAAATCAAAGGTGGTGCAATCGAAGGCGCTGTTTCTTCAAAAGAAGAAATCCAAGCACTTGCAACATTGCCAAACCGCGAAGGAATGCTTTCTATGCTTCTTTCTGTACTTCAAGCTCCAGTCCGTAACGTTGCATACGCTGTCAAAGCTGTTGCAGAAAACAAAGAAGGCGCTGCTTAA
- the rplL gene encoding 50S ribosomal protein L7/L12 produces the protein MALNIENIIAEIKEASILELNDLVKAIEEEFGVTAAAPVAAAAAGGAEEAAKDSFDVELTSAGDKKVGVIKAVREITGLGLKEAKGLVDGAPANVKEGVAAAEAEEIKAKLEEAGATITLK, from the coding sequence ATGGCATTGAACATTGAAAACATTATTGCTGAAATTAAAGAAGCTTCAATCCTTGAGCTTAACGATCTTGTAAAAGCTATCGAAGAAGAATTTGGTGTAACTGCAGCTGCTCCTGTAGCTGCTGCAGCTGCTGGTGGTGCTGAAGAAGCTGCTAAAGATTCATTCGACGTTGAATTGACATCTGCTGGCGACAAAAAAGTTGGCGTTATCAAAGCTGTTCGTGAAATCACAGGTCTTGGTCTTAAAGAAGCTAAAGGTCTTGTTGATGGAGCACCTGCTAACGTTAAAGAAGGCGTTGCTGCTGCAGAAGCTGAAGAAATCAAAGCTAAACTTGAAGAAGCTGGAGCAACAATCACTCTTAAATAA